Genomic segment of Engystomops pustulosus chromosome 8, aEngPut4.maternal, whole genome shotgun sequence:
TTGGCAAATCTGGAAGCTCATGGTGTACCCTTCCAGTCAAGCTTGTTCACTGCTATCTTTTTCTGAAAAAGGCCAAGATCTTAACTTTTTGCACACAAGAAAATCCGGATGATAAATCGGGTGGAATGTACTTGAGACAACATTACTGTCACCTGACCATAGCATTTACTTGTAGCGGTCAAAAGGGGGAGTTCACTATAGAAATTTTTGTAGATCCCAACCGGAGGGGTTTTCGTCATCTTATATATTCATGTTTTGTAGATGTGGGATAGAACTCAGAAATCCAAAGCTATATCAGGAACAAAGAGGTCTCGGCTGTTTTGTAGCCTAGAGCCACACTCTTTATTCACAGTGGTCCCATATCCACAAGACACTTATAAGCAGACATTTTGTTCTTTACCTGGTAATAACACAGTGATTATGTGATTGGAGACAAGATATTTGGAGTACTTTGTGAGAGCTTTGAGTGTAAAACACTAGTACAATATTTAGCCTTATCCTATATGGGGTCGGGATAAACTTTTTGGGTTTTGCATTGAAGCCTGATCATTTTTGTATTTGCCTTATAAAGTGAGATTTCTTACTATGTATATGTTTTACATGTGTTTCTAGAAACCTATTGCACCAATACTGCAGGACTGGTAACACTGATAATAGAACAatcagatacattggggcacatctactaagggtccacggaccgcgttTCCGGTGGGCTTTCCTGAATAttgccgttttgtgccgaattgccatgggtttttggcgcactcgatcggattgtggcgcatcagcggtgccggacccgaatcctcgtcggacaacgcaccgcggaatcgcgacgggactgggtaagtaaatgtgccccattgtgtcgctTCTCATCTAGAATTCGAGGCAACACAGAACATTCTCAGTACAGTCAAATACATAAATGTTTTCTGCGTGTCGTGACAACACCATGGCTACATACAGGTATGATTCTGATTACTTGATAATATTGCACGCGTTGAAATGATGCACAGATGATGACGTCGTGTCGAATCCAGATTGTGTTTTCAAGTCATCAGTCAAAGAACTACCCTCAAAAGTTTTTATATTTCACAAGAGACCGGAGTCTTAAAGTCTCTAATGGCCAGCAAAAGTGAAAAAGTTGTAGAAAAGTCTCCTTTTTTTGATTATTTAGTCTTCATAGTAACAAAAAAACACCCTTAAAAAAAACTTAACATCGCAGATGCTttttgctggacatatcattCCAAATTCTGTGCATTTCTTCAGGGCCGATCTGATGCACCGTAATGACTCTGCGGTAGCGGCACAAGCTGTAGGCCATTTTCCAGTGATTAAAGCCACTGTTTTGGAAGGGGTGTATTCCCAGTTTTCGTAAGCATAAGCCCACGTATACGTCCTCCAGGTGTAAAAGTCTTGTATGGAGAGAAGTTTTATAAATGAGCTCTGCCACATCGGCAGAGAATATATATCCAGTTCCAGAACAAAACGGTGGATAGTTGCTCTCTGGGTACAAGTCTCTTGGCATGTACCATTTGCTTCGGACATCCCGTATAGGGCCTCCATTGATGACGTACCCAGTGAAGTATCTCCGCCGGGGTTTGGTGGTGGGTTTCAGCAGTTTGTATATCAGGTTGTCCATATTTACAAAAATATCACTGTCTGTTTTCATGACGTATTTGGCCTTTGAGCAAAACGTAGCCACCCATCTCATTCCCATCATTGTTTTAAGAGTCAAATTATGGTAAGAATCAATGAAGTCTTCTACAACGATATCATGAAATATCTGGCTTTCTTGCTCCACCATCTGATTCAAAACAGGGTCAGCATTTTTGCCAAGAAGGAAAAGTGTAACAATTTTAATCCCCTTGAAGTTGCTTTCGTTGCCCCAAGTCTCTCGAATCGCTTGCCTTGCGTCAAACTCCTTATGGGTTGTGCTGATCAAAATGACCAGGAATGGGCTGCCATTATTCTCACATTTTTCTGGCTCATTGATAACAAAATCAAAGGAATGGGGGTTTATGGGTCGAGTCCTTATATTG
This window contains:
- the B3GALT1 gene encoding beta-1,3-galactosyltransferase 1, translated to MASKVSCLYILTVVCWASALWYLSVTRPTSNYTGYRLNKIVISQKNISFGNIRTRPINPHSFDFVINEPEKCENNGSPFLVILISTTHKEFDARQAIRETWGNESNFKGIKIVTLFLLGKNADPVLNQMVEQESQIFHDIVVEDFIDSYHNLTLKTMMGMRWVATFCSKAKYVMKTDSDIFVNMDNLIYKLLKPTTKPRRRYFTGYVINGGPIRDVRSKWYMPRDLYPESNYPPFCSGTGYIFSADVAELIYKTSLHTRLLHLEDVYVGLCLRKLGIHPFQNSGFNHWKMAYSLCRYRRVITVHQIGPEEMHRIWNDMSSKKHLRC